A window of Ipomoea triloba cultivar NCNSP0323 chromosome 2, ASM357664v1 contains these coding sequences:
- the LOC116010557 gene encoding acyl carrier protein 1, chloroplastic-like: MAAISATCFRLQTSVKQPSKTIQIEGRSTARLNLACVGKTRTGFPSLRTTGRFHVCCAAKTETVQKVCDIVRKQLALPAETDVTPQTKFAELGADSLDTVEIVMCIEEEFGISVEEQNAESITSVQEAAELIDKLVNKPEA; this comes from the exons ATGGCTGCTATTTCAGCTACCTGTTTCAGACTCCAAACTTCAGTAAAACAGCCTTCCAAGACTATCCAG ATAGAGGGAAGAAGTACTGCAAGGTTGAACTTGGCATGTGTAGGTAAAACAAGGACTGGTTTCCCTTCCTTGAGAACAACCGGGCGCTTCCATGTCTGTTGTGCG GCCAAAACAGAGACAGTGCAGAAAGTGTGTGACATTGTGAGGAAGCAACTAGCATTGCCTGCCGAGACTGATGTCACACCTCAAACCAAGTTCGCAGAGCTGGGTGCCGATTCCTTAGACACA GTGGAGATTGTGATGTGTATCGAGGAAGAGTTCGGGATAAGCGTGGAAGAACAGAACGCGGAGAGTATAACCTCTGTCCAGGAAGCTGCAGAGCTGATAGACAAACTTGTGAACAAACCGGAAGCTTAG